A genomic window from Clostridium aceticum includes:
- a CDS encoding ABC transporter ATP-binding protein translates to MNCKEEILFENKIPILETINLKKSYFTKNNYFSFKNNVLNAVEGVSITLYENEILGLVGESGCGKSTLTRLLLRLEKATAGKILFKGEDITSLSGEKLRKLRKDFQIIFQNAYASLNPRMKIEEIIKEPIVNFEVLSKQDQREKIKYLIELVGLKEEHLSRYPHEFSGGQRQRIAIARALAINPKIIICDEPIASLDVSIQVQILKLLYDLHCKYKLSYIFISHDLASVKLLSHRIVIMYLGKIVEIIKSQDLLEHAAHPYTISLIEAIPSVNPDNRLSKEQLLCGEALDPVSFTKCCKFYPRCRKALNTCSYSEPDLREISPMHYVACHRY, encoded by the coding sequence ATGAATTGTAAAGAGGAGATCCTATTTGAAAACAAAATACCGATATTAGAAACGATAAATCTGAAAAAAAGTTATTTTACGAAAAACAATTATTTTTCTTTTAAAAATAATGTTTTAAATGCAGTCGAGGGGGTTTCTATAACCCTCTATGAAAATGAAATTTTAGGATTAGTAGGAGAAAGCGGTTGTGGGAAGAGTACGTTGACAAGATTACTATTAAGACTAGAAAAAGCCACAGCGGGAAAAATTTTATTTAAAGGAGAAGACATAACAAGTTTAAGTGGAGAGAAGCTTAGAAAGCTAAGAAAAGATTTTCAGATAATTTTTCAGAATGCATATGCTTCTCTGAATCCAAGGATGAAAATTGAAGAAATAATTAAAGAACCTATAGTCAACTTTGAAGTACTTAGTAAACAAGACCAGAGGGAAAAGATTAAATACCTTATTGAACTTGTAGGATTAAAAGAGGAACACTTATCAAGATATCCACATGAGTTCAGTGGGGGGCAAAGACAAAGGATTGCAATAGCAAGAGCATTGGCAATAAATCCAAAAATAATCATTTGTGACGAACCAATTGCAAGCTTAGATGTATCAATACAGGTGCAAATTTTGAAATTACTATATGATCTTCATTGTAAATATAAACTTTCGTATATATTTATTTCTCATGATTTAGCATCTGTAAAGCTATTAAGCCACCGCATTGTTATTATGTATCTTGGAAAAATTGTTGAGATAATTAAAAGTCAGGATTTGTTAGAGCATGCAGCTCATCCATACACTATCTCTTTAATTGAGGCTATTCCTAGCGTTAATCCTGATAATAGATTAAGTAAAGAACAATTGCTTTGTGGCGAAGCATTAGACCCTGTAAGCTTTACAAAATGCTGTAAATTTTATCCTCGTTGTAGAAAAGCCTTAAACACATGTAGCTATTCAGAACCGGATCTAAGAGAAATAAGTCCAATGCATTATGTTGCTTGTCATAGATATTGA
- a CDS encoding ABC transporter ATP-binding protein, producing the protein MRLETNPFLKIENLEVVFTNKGKKNTVLNRVNFEIPKGKVLGLVGESGCGKSMTALSIMKLLPPEISAPSGKIFFNDMNLMELSSRDMRQIRGKRIAMIFQDPHSVFNPVRSIGRQFIETLQHRMSLSKKEALEVANQSLLEMGLGDSQKILSCYPFQLSGGMKQRVMIAMALAMKPDFLIADEPTTALDVTIQAQILIEIEKLKEKYNTGVLLISHNFGVIAQLSDWVCVMYAGEIIEYGLVKEIFYKASHPYTKGLLCSIPDFANNINSLQQILGQPPEIYEERKGCSFYPRCPYRKDFCQNNHPLMEKINSNHFVSCFFPIQY; encoded by the coding sequence TTGAGATTAGAAACGAATCCCTTTCTTAAAATTGAAAATCTTGAAGTGGTTTTCACGAATAAGGGCAAAAAAAATACAGTGCTCAATAGGGTGAACTTTGAAATACCAAAAGGAAAAGTTTTAGGGTTAGTTGGAGAAAGTGGTTGTGGCAAAAGTATGACAGCCCTTTCTATTATGAAATTGCTTCCTCCTGAAATCAGTGCCCCCAGCGGGAAAATTTTTTTTAATGATATGAATCTTATGGAATTAAGCAGCAGAGATATGAGACAAATAAGAGGTAAGCGTATAGCAATGATCTTTCAAGACCCACATTCAGTTTTTAATCCTGTAAGAAGCATAGGCAGACAATTTATTGAAACACTTCAACATAGGATGTCATTATCTAAAAAAGAAGCTTTGGAGGTAGCAAATCAATCTTTATTGGAAATGGGACTTGGTGATTCTCAGAAGATATTGTCTTGTTATCCTTTTCAGCTTAGTGGAGGAATGAAACAAAGAGTAATGATTGCTATGGCATTAGCAATGAAGCCAGATTTCCTTATTGCTGATGAGCCTACAACTGCTTTAGATGTAACAATACAAGCCCAGATATTAATAGAAATTGAGAAGTTGAAAGAGAAATATAATACGGGAGTCTTACTAATATCTCATAATTTTGGTGTTATAGCTCAATTGTCCGACTGGGTTTGTGTGATGTATGCTGGTGAAATTATTGAATATGGTTTAGTAAAGGAAATTTTTTATAAAGCATCACATCCATATACAAAGGGATTATTGTGTTCTATTCCTGATTTTGCTAACAATATAAATTCTCTGCAACAGATTTTAGGACAACCACCGGAGATATATGAAGAAAGAAAAGGCTGTTCATTTTACCCTAGATGTCCATATAGAAAAGATTTTTGTCAAAACAATCATCCCTTGATGGAGAAAATTAATTCTAACCATTTTGTTTCTTGCTTTTTTCCAATCCAATATTAG
- the nikC gene encoding nickel transporter permease, with protein sequence MKEDSCSFLRNVLQSPMTMTGIIMLLVIIFLTLFGPSLVTNDALTVQMSERLLGSSWQYPLGTDHMGRCIFVRLVSGARVTLGIAALVIITVMIIGIPLGLICGYVGGKIDTLVMRIVDGASALPEFLLAIAIAGFLGPSLNNVMLSIVFFKWIGYTRVVRSIVLSEREKEYVLAARVAGSSTRTIIWRHLLPQVISPVMVLAAMDVGKVILTISSLSYLGLGAQPPTPEWGAMLNDGRPYFQTVPQLMIYPGLAIILVVVSCNLISDGLRDLLDVHTQKNPV encoded by the coding sequence GTGAAGGAAGACTCTTGCAGCTTTTTAAGAAATGTACTACAGAGCCCCATGACAATGACAGGAATCATAATGCTGTTGGTGATTATATTCCTGACCCTCTTTGGCCCCAGCCTAGTGACTAATGATGCTTTGACGGTACAGATGTCAGAACGTCTTTTGGGAAGCAGTTGGCAGTATCCCTTGGGGACGGATCATATGGGACGATGTATATTTGTTAGACTGGTATCTGGTGCACGGGTTACTTTAGGCATTGCTGCCCTTGTAATTATTACTGTCATGATCATCGGTATTCCTTTAGGTTTGATATGTGGATATGTTGGTGGCAAGATAGATACCTTGGTTATGAGAATCGTAGATGGAGCAAGTGCACTGCCTGAGTTTTTGCTGGCGATTGCCATTGCAGGATTTCTTGGACCCAGTTTAAACAATGTTATGCTATCGATTGTATTTTTTAAGTGGATAGGCTACACTCGAGTGGTGCGAAGTATTGTACTATCTGAGCGTGAGAAGGAGTATGTGCTAGCTGCCCGTGTGGCGGGTTCAAGTACAAGGACAATAATATGGCGGCATTTGCTGCCACAGGTTATTTCCCCTGTTATGGTACTGGCAGCTATGGATGTAGGTAAGGTAATTTTAACCATATCTTCTTTATCCTATTTAGGTTTAGGGGCACAGCCCCCTACACCTGAATGGGGGGCCATGCTCAATGATGGACGCCCTTACTTCCAAACAGTGCCTCAGCTAATGATTTATCCAGGATTGGCCATAATACTTGTGGTGGTTTCCTGTAATCTAATCAGTGATGGACTTCGAGATCTGCTGGATGTTCATACTCAAAAAAATCCAGTTTAG
- a CDS encoding ABC transporter ATP-binding protein — protein MKDLLVAHRLFKSYNQSGNSVQAVKDVSFKIQKGQCLGVVGESGSGKSTLGRLLLALEQPDSGEVWLKDKEIFQLKERELREARRDFQVVFQNPTASLNQRLPVWRSVMEPLNNFPEVCPPFLSDVRHSPRDTAAKLLEMVGLKAAHMDRCPHQLSGGQRQRVAIARGISLLPELLVCDEPTSSLDVSVQAQILDLLKRLQTELGMSYLFISHDIAAVGMMSDRILVMKEGQIVDEFMSNQIMSKDRHEYTRQLVAVVS, from the coding sequence ATGAAGGATCTCCTAGTGGCTCATCGACTTTTTAAAAGCTATAATCAATCTGGTAATAGCGTTCAAGCAGTAAAAGATGTGTCCTTCAAAATCCAAAAAGGCCAGTGCTTAGGGGTAGTTGGAGAAAGTGGCAGCGGCAAGAGTACTTTGGGACGTTTATTGTTGGCATTGGAACAACCTGATAGTGGAGAAGTTTGGTTAAAGGATAAAGAAATCTTTCAATTAAAGGAAAGAGAGCTGAGAGAGGCAAGAAGAGATTTTCAAGTGGTATTTCAAAATCCAACAGCCTCTTTAAACCAACGTTTGCCTGTATGGCGTTCTGTTATGGAACCTTTGAATAACTTTCCAGAGGTATGTCCGCCTTTTCTTTCAGATGTAAGACACTCTCCTAGAGATACAGCAGCAAAATTGCTGGAAATGGTAGGGCTGAAGGCAGCCCATATGGACCGTTGTCCCCATCAGTTAAGCGGAGGGCAGCGACAGAGGGTAGCCATTGCTCGAGGCATCAGTCTGCTGCCAGAACTGCTGGTTTGTGACGAGCCTACCTCTAGTCTAGATGTTTCAGTGCAGGCACAAATCCTAGACTTGCTAAAGCGTTTGCAGACAGAGCTGGGAATGTCTTATCTCTTTATCTCTCATGATATTGCAGCAGTAGGGATGATGAGTGATCGGATTCTTGTGATGAAGGAAGGACAAATCGTAGATGAATTTATGAGTAATCAAATCATGAGCAAAGATCGACATGAATATACAAGACAGCTGGTGGCGGTGGTTAGTTAA
- the nikA gene encoding nickel ABC transporter substrate-binding protein, with protein sequence MYSFYHQKKRIMAVFLLILILSVSFLSGCSKGTNEEPATNTEGADLEEANKKVTLIFNFKSSSLDPHNGNTAIRAGITETLVRIDENLEVKPWLATGWETKDELTWIFTIREGVTFQDGATMDAAAVQASLERALEVNKGLEGALKIASMEANGQELTIVTTEAHPALPSELINPSAAVVSIEAENTMGREAFNKAPVGTGPFMVKAFTPDVEILLERYDDYWDGKAKLNEVAFKFNEDGNVRALALQSKEADIVYQIPAETVEVVKRDSELKVESIASLRVHFILFNQQKSALQDVKVRKAIDLLLDRESIAKDIMMGNATPANGPFNTRLPFGNKETVQAQNLEEARKLLEEAGFTEENPLTLELLTYQGRPELPLMAQLLQSDAGKIGMTINIKNVESVDTYLRENKDWDMVTYSNLTAPRGDGGFFLNSAFIPGGSLNVAEISSDRLTEVIGRLNAASDIEKRIELTQEAATVINEEVPHAYAVYPNIIVGVNERIIDWKPGAEEYYIITNKMDVR encoded by the coding sequence ATGTATTCATTTTATCATCAGAAAAAACGGATCATGGCAGTATTTTTATTGATTTTAATCTTATCAGTGAGCTTTTTATCAGGCTGTAGTAAAGGTACTAATGAAGAGCCAGCGACAAACACAGAAGGTGCAGATTTGGAAGAAGCTAATAAAAAAGTTACTTTAATTTTCAACTTTAAGAGCAGTAGTTTGGACCCTCACAATGGCAATACAGCTATACGGGCAGGAATCACAGAAACACTAGTACGCATTGATGAAAACCTTGAAGTAAAGCCATGGCTTGCTACAGGGTGGGAAACAAAGGATGAGTTGACATGGATATTTACTATCCGTGAAGGGGTAACCTTCCAAGATGGAGCTACAATGGATGCAGCGGCAGTACAAGCATCTCTTGAAAGAGCTCTGGAGGTAAATAAAGGTTTAGAGGGTGCTCTAAAGATTGCATCTATGGAGGCTAATGGACAAGAACTTACTATCGTTACTACTGAGGCCCATCCAGCACTGCCATCAGAGCTAATCAATCCTTCTGCCGCTGTAGTCAGCATAGAGGCAGAAAACACAATGGGAAGAGAAGCCTTTAACAAAGCTCCAGTAGGGACAGGACCTTTCATGGTAAAGGCCTTTACACCGGATGTTGAGATTCTCCTAGAACGTTATGATGATTATTGGGATGGTAAGGCAAAATTAAATGAGGTTGCTTTTAAGTTTAATGAAGACGGGAATGTAAGGGCATTAGCACTGCAATCTAAAGAAGCAGATATTGTGTATCAAATTCCCGCAGAAACTGTTGAGGTGGTAAAAAGAGATAGTGAATTGAAGGTAGAATCTATAGCCAGCCTTAGAGTTCATTTTATCTTATTTAACCAACAAAAAAGCGCCCTTCAGGATGTGAAGGTGAGAAAAGCTATAGATCTATTATTAGATCGAGAAAGTATTGCTAAGGACATTATGATGGGGAATGCTACACCTGCTAATGGACCTTTTAATACTAGACTTCCTTTTGGAAATAAGGAGACAGTCCAAGCTCAGAATCTTGAGGAGGCAAGAAAGCTGTTGGAGGAAGCTGGTTTTACAGAAGAAAATCCTTTAACCTTAGAACTTCTAACCTATCAAGGACGACCAGAACTACCTCTTATGGCACAGCTATTACAATCTGATGCAGGAAAGATTGGCATGACCATCAATATAAAAAATGTTGAAAGCGTAGATACTTATTTGCGTGAAAATAAAGACTGGGATATGGTAACTTATAGCAATTTAACAGCCCCAAGAGGTGATGGAGGTTTCTTCCTGAACTCTGCTTTTATCCCTGGAGGTTCCCTAAATGTGGCAGAGATTAGCAGTGACAGGCTAACAGAAGTCATCGGAAGATTGAATGCTGCATCAGATATAGAGAAACGAATTGAATTAACTCAAGAGGCAGCAACTGTCATCAATGAAGAAGTACCTCATGCCTATGCAGTTTATCCGAATATTATCGTAGGTGTTAATGAAAGGATTATTGACTGGAAGCCAGGTGCAGAAGAATATTATATTATTACCAATAAAATGGATGTGAGATAA
- the nikB gene encoding nickel ABC transporter permease, which produces MLKLVKARLMQLVVLLFVLSLVTFTLMKLAPGDPVLLILQADEVAVTQAEEAALREELGFDQPVLLQYGQWMFKLLQLDLGESHIKGKPVAKELMDRLPDTLQLTAGGILVMVMISAPLGILAAKYAGRWPDHLSRLLALLGASIPAFWLGLILIYIFAYKLQWFPTMGKGGLQHMVLPSFALGFAMASVYARLLRSGLLESLSQEYIRAARGRGIAEWRVLLIHGLRAALLPIVTVFGMSLGSILGGTVVIETLFSWPGLGSMVVTAIFQRDYPIIQGYILLVGVCVVVVNLLVDLSYGLLDPRIRYGKGESR; this is translated from the coding sequence ATGCTCAAGCTAGTGAAGGCACGCTTAATGCAGCTTGTTGTTCTGTTGTTTGTCTTATCCTTAGTCACCTTCACATTGATGAAATTAGCACCAGGAGACCCAGTACTGCTTATTTTGCAAGCGGATGAAGTAGCAGTGACGCAAGCAGAGGAAGCGGCACTACGGGAGGAGTTAGGGTTTGATCAACCTGTGCTTCTTCAGTACGGACAGTGGATGTTTAAGCTGCTGCAGCTAGACTTAGGAGAGTCCCATATTAAAGGAAAGCCGGTGGCAAAGGAATTGATGGATCGTCTGCCGGATACCCTTCAATTGACTGCTGGAGGAATCTTGGTGATGGTGATGATTTCAGCCCCACTAGGTATACTGGCGGCCAAATACGCTGGCAGATGGCCGGATCACTTGAGTCGTTTGTTGGCACTGTTGGGGGCTTCTATTCCTGCCTTTTGGCTGGGGTTAATACTGATTTATATCTTCGCTTACAAACTCCAATGGTTTCCCACAATGGGAAAAGGAGGTTTACAGCATATGGTTTTGCCTTCTTTTGCTTTGGGATTTGCCATGGCATCAGTATATGCTAGATTACTTCGTTCTGGACTATTAGAAAGTTTATCTCAAGAATATATTCGTGCAGCACGAGGCAGGGGTATAGCAGAGTGGCGTGTTTTATTGATTCATGGGCTAAGGGCTGCACTTTTACCCATCGTTACGGTTTTTGGTATGAGTTTGGGGAGTATACTTGGGGGCACCGTTGTTATTGAAACCTTATTTTCCTGGCCAGGACTAGGCAGTATGGTGGTGACTGCTATTTTTCAAAGGGATTATCCTATTATTCAAGGATATATTCTACTGGTAGGTGTATGCGTTGTTGTGGTGAATCTATTGGTTGATTTGAGTTATGGTTTACTTGATCCTCGGATTCGATATGGAAAGGGGGAGTCACGGTGA
- the nikC gene encoding nickel transporter permease translates to MIERLKLFFQYKVALVGSIIIILITFIGLFAPYLVLQDPMQIDLSNALQSASRYYPFGTDHLGRCVYSRIIYGTRISLSVSFTIVFTVMTIGTTVGLMSGYIGKRFDRIVVSIVDIILAFPSLILAIVITGILGPGLVNVMIAIIAVHWVGYARVVRSMVISIKEREYVIAARTSGTNHFHIIIRHILPNILSTIIVLASLDMGGIILSISGLSFLGLGAQPPAPEWGAMLNDGKAYFLLKPDLMIYPGLAILLTVFSFNITGDGLRDFFDPKSHTEKERSD, encoded by the coding sequence TTGATAGAAAGACTGAAACTTTTTTTTCAATATAAAGTTGCCTTAGTAGGATCCATCATCATTATCTTGATAACTTTTATTGGTCTTTTTGCTCCTTATCTAGTGTTGCAGGATCCTATGCAGATTGATTTGAGTAATGCTTTACAAAGTGCATCAAGATATTATCCCTTTGGCACCGACCATCTCGGCAGATGTGTATACTCTAGAATTATTTATGGAACAAGAATTTCCTTAAGTGTTTCTTTTACAATCGTTTTTACAGTGATGACAATTGGAACAACCGTAGGTTTGATGTCTGGCTACATAGGAAAAAGATTTGACAGAATTGTCGTAAGCATTGTGGATATCATTTTGGCTTTTCCTAGTTTGATTCTTGCAATCGTTATAACAGGTATTCTGGGACCTGGTCTGGTGAATGTTATGATTGCCATTATAGCTGTTCATTGGGTTGGATATGCAAGGGTTGTTCGGAGTATGGTGATTTCAATAAAAGAAAGGGAATACGTTATAGCCGCCCGTACCTCAGGAACCAATCATTTCCACATTATTATAAGACATATATTACCTAACATCTTATCGACGATAATTGTATTAGCATCTTTAGATATGGGAGGAATCATTTTATCGATTTCGGGATTGTCATTTTTAGGTTTAGGGGCACAACCTCCTGCACCAGAATGGGGGGCTATGCTAAATGATGGAAAAGCCTATTTTTTATTGAAACCAGATCTTATGATATATCCTGGATTGGCGATTTTGTTAACAGTATTCTCCTTCAATATTACGGGAGATGGTTTGAGGGACTTCTTTGATCCTAAAAGTCACACCGAAAAAGAGAGGAGTGATTGA
- a CDS encoding ABC transporter substrate-binding protein translates to MKKVLKFKQGVGLLIILAIVFLAVGCSSNSNNDVDTSSEVITSEQVLTIGMDKNTATLDVLKAPDPLVWFPGHHINETLVYPGHDMKPKALLAESWERIDEVAWRFKLRQGVSFHDGTAFNAEAVKFSLERQQEEGPAWTTPPIKEIIVEDDYRIQIITEESFSPLLEWLMNPVASIVSPTAVQQQGDGYEMNPCGTGPFKVEAFVPEQEVVLVRNDEYWGEKPVLEKVIYKIITDSSARTMALRAGEVDIIRDLNAPEIEAFKNSEYQILSVPGVRTHYFGFNANKDVFKDVRVRKAINHAIDRNAIVEKVLLGYGHNITGIVSPAIPGHLGQAWYPYEPEIAMALFEEAGYNLNSNNIMEHNGTPLEFDIIIQPWSSYWKPAAEVIQAQLQQIGIKVNVQVMERGAFNELRDAGKYDIFASTTPGVHGGADYQLMSRFHSELFGASTHASPGYVNKEIETLLEEARKELKEEKREEMYRKVQEIIYEDAALIPYVHDEEVVIVNSRVKGFQPHSSVWAIDLKGVYVE, encoded by the coding sequence ATGAAAAAAGTACTGAAATTTAAACAGGGAGTAGGGCTTTTAATTATACTGGCTATTGTGTTTTTAGCTGTTGGTTGTAGCAGCAACAGTAATAATGATGTTGATACCAGCAGTGAAGTAATAACCAGTGAGCAAGTATTAACGATAGGTATGGATAAAAACACCGCAACTCTAGATGTGTTGAAGGCACCAGATCCACTGGTATGGTTTCCAGGACATCACATTAATGAGACATTGGTGTATCCAGGTCATGACATGAAGCCCAAAGCCCTATTGGCAGAAAGCTGGGAAAGAATCGATGAAGTGGCTTGGCGCTTTAAACTAAGACAAGGGGTATCTTTTCACGATGGAACAGCTTTTAATGCAGAAGCAGTGAAATTTTCCCTCGAAAGACAGCAAGAAGAAGGTCCTGCATGGACAACGCCACCTATAAAAGAAATCATTGTTGAGGATGATTATAGGATTCAAATCATAACAGAAGAATCTTTTTCTCCTTTGTTAGAGTGGTTAATGAATCCTGTTGCCTCTATTGTCAGCCCAACTGCAGTACAACAGCAGGGTGATGGATATGAGATGAATCCTTGTGGTACGGGACCTTTTAAAGTAGAAGCTTTTGTTCCTGAACAAGAGGTTGTTTTGGTTAGAAATGATGAATATTGGGGTGAAAAGCCTGTCTTAGAAAAAGTAATTTACAAGATTATCACAGATTCAAGTGCCCGTACAATGGCTTTAAGAGCTGGAGAAGTGGATATCATAAGGGATTTAAATGCCCCAGAGATTGAAGCATTTAAGAACAGTGAGTACCAGATTCTCAGTGTTCCAGGTGTAAGAACACATTATTTTGGATTTAATGCAAATAAAGATGTATTTAAAGATGTAAGGGTTAGAAAGGCTATCAACCATGCCATCGATAGAAATGCTATTGTTGAAAAAGTTTTACTGGGATATGGTCATAATATTACAGGGATTGTATCTCCTGCTATACCTGGACATTTAGGACAAGCATGGTATCCTTATGAGCCAGAGATTGCAATGGCCTTATTTGAAGAAGCTGGATATAACCTGAATAGTAACAACATTATGGAACATAATGGTACACCTTTAGAATTTGATATCATTATCCAACCGTGGAGTTCTTATTGGAAACCAGCAGCAGAAGTGATACAAGCACAGCTTCAGCAAATTGGCATCAAGGTCAATGTACAGGTTATGGAGAGAGGAGCATTTAATGAATTGAGAGATGCTGGAAAGTATGATATTTTTGCCAGCACAACACCAGGTGTTCATGGTGGGGCGGATTATCAGCTTATGAGCAGATTTCATTCTGAACTATTTGGTGCTTCTACCCATGCTTCCCCTGGCTATGTAAATAAGGAAATAGAAACACTGTTGGAAGAAGCAAGAAAAGAGCTTAAGGAAGAAAAAAGAGAAGAAATGTATAGAAAAGTACAAGAAATCATTTATGAAGACGCAGCATTGATTCCATATGTGCATGATGAAGAGGTAGTTATTGTAAATAGTAGAGTCAAAGGTTTTCAACCCCACTCTTCTGTATGGGCAATAGATTTAAAAGGTGTTTATGTAGAATAA
- a CDS encoding ATP-binding cassette domain-containing protein, translating into MSIELQKNLQKPLTHSRNGTLPSIPIPVLQLEQLEIYVQQGQKKNTLVEEVSFKIGAGETLGLVGESGSGKSVTASAILGLLPNTLHIGGGKILFQGEEMLSDKMQAGLRGKGIGLVFQDYQGSFTPFLKIGKQLVEVLRTHQQLSYQEAKGIAMEWLQKVNLPQDRVFNSYPFQLSGGQLQRAALAAAMMLRPALLIADEPTTALDVLTGERVLDLMKDLQRQTQCAILLISHDLRHVLKRADTVAVMKDGKIVEMKSAQTIRYGATHPYTQMLLKTRPFLSDIYEKNAENKESTKMSKTTACSKGGVA; encoded by the coding sequence ATGTCGATAGAATTACAAAAAAACCTACAAAAACCATTGACCCACAGTAGAAATGGAACTTTACCTTCTATACCGATACCTGTTTTGCAACTAGAGCAGTTAGAAATCTATGTTCAACAGGGGCAGAAAAAAAACACATTGGTAGAGGAGGTTTCCTTTAAGATAGGTGCTGGAGAAACCCTTGGTCTTGTAGGAGAAAGCGGAAGTGGGAAGAGCGTCACCGCCAGTGCTATCTTAGGGCTTTTACCAAACACTTTGCATATTGGTGGAGGAAAAATTTTATTTCAAGGTGAAGAGATGCTATCGGATAAAATGCAAGCAGGATTAAGGGGAAAAGGTATTGGCCTTGTGTTTCAAGATTATCAGGGAAGTTTTACACCTTTCTTAAAAATAGGAAAGCAATTGGTAGAAGTACTTCGAACCCATCAGCAATTATCTTATCAAGAGGCTAAGGGTATAGCAATGGAATGGCTTCAAAAGGTGAACTTGCCTCAGGATCGTGTCTTCAATAGCTACCCCTTTCAACTGAGTGGTGGTCAACTGCAAAGGGCTGCACTGGCGGCGGCCATGATGTTAAGACCAGCACTATTGATTGCTGATGAACCCACTACAGCATTGGATGTACTTACGGGAGAGCGGGTACTGGATTTGATGAAGGATTTGCAGCGACAGACCCAGTGTGCTATATTATTGATCTCCCATGACTTAAGACATGTTTTAAAGCGGGCAGATACTGTTGCTGTCATGAAGGATGGAAAAATTGTAGAAATGAAATCAGCACAAACCATAAGATATGGAGCCACCCACCCCTATACTCAGATGCTGTTAAAAACAAGGCCCTTTCTTTCAGATATTTATGAGAAAAATGCTGAAAACAAAGAATCTACAAAAATGTCAAAAACCACTGCCTGTTCTAAGGGGGGTGTAGCATGA
- the nikB gene encoding nickel ABC transporter permease, which produces MKSYILKRISYMFLVLIGVSILTFLMTYITPGDPAELVLISRGIEPEKRIIEETRRDLGLDLPFITQYKDWVKQVLRGDLGISYRTGRPVLEELLNKLPATIELTIAGFLVMLFISIPVGIISCFYKNTVFDHIIRLFSLLGSSIPSFWLGIVLIYFFSVRFSIFPVRGRGALIHLILPSITLGLGMSAQYARLLRASMLEVLGQDFVLAARARGLKESMIIIFTVFKNSLLPVITSLGISLGHLLGGTTIVETIFSWPGLGKLIVESIFSRDYPMIQGYALFMAVVFSGVNLLIDLTYKLIDPRINIEGSDD; this is translated from the coding sequence ATGAAAAGCTATATTTTAAAAAGAATTAGCTATATGTTCTTGGTTTTAATAGGTGTTTCAATATTAACTTTTTTAATGACCTACATTACGCCGGGAGATCCAGCAGAGCTAGTATTAATATCAAGAGGCATTGAACCAGAAAAAAGAATCATTGAAGAAACACGTAGGGACCTAGGTCTAGACTTGCCCTTTATTACCCAGTACAAGGATTGGGTGAAGCAAGTTTTAAGGGGAGATCTAGGTATTTCCTACAGAACAGGTCGACCAGTATTGGAGGAATTATTAAACAAACTGCCTGCTACAATTGAGCTTACAATAGCTGGATTTTTGGTGATGCTTTTCATCTCCATACCTGTGGGAATTATTTCTTGTTTTTACAAAAATACTGTATTTGATCATATTATAAGACTTTTTTCTTTATTAGGTTCATCCATACCCTCCTTTTGGCTGGGTATTGTACTGATTTACTTTTTTTCAGTGAGATTTTCTATCTTTCCGGTAAGGGGCAGGGGGGCACTTATTCATCTTATTCTACCCTCTATTACATTAGGATTAGGGATGTCAGCACAATATGCACGGCTGCTAAGGGCAAGTATGCTGGAAGTGTTAGGTCAGGATTTTGTTTTAGCTGCAAGAGCCCGAGGATTAAAAGAGTCGATGATTATTATTTTCACCGTTTTTAAGAATTCTTTACTGCCTGTAATAACTTCACTGGGAATAAGTTTAGGCCACTTACTAGGAGGGACAACCATCGTAGAAACCATCTTTAGTTGGCCGGGACTAGGAAAACTAATCGTGGAATCAATTTTTAGCAGAGATTATCCTATGATTCAAGGATATGCATTGTTCATGGCGGTGGTTTTTTCGGGTGTTAATCTGCTAATTGATCTTACCTATAAACTTATTGATCCAAGAATAAACATTGAAGGGAGTGATGATTGA